Genomic window (Methanotorris formicicus Mc-S-70):
TATTCGAATATGCTTGCGAAAGTCCTATCTGGGAAAAATACTGGGGCTGTTTTGAAAGGAGGGTGTGTTATAGTTAAAGGCAATACTGGGGATTTTACAGGTATTGAGATGAAAAAAGGGGTTATTATCGTTGATGGAAATGCAGGGAAATATTTAGGAGCGAAGAAAAAAGGAGGGCTTATATACGCAAGGGACGGCTCACCAATTCCACCAACAAAGAAATATCCTTTAAGTGAGGATGATAAAAAACTTCTAAGCAAATTGGGATTTTTTGGGGAATTTTACAAATTCCAATAAAATTAATTCAAATTTATAAATCAATTCTTCTAAAATAAAATTAAAGCCTCGGGCGGGGTTCGAACCCGCGACCTCCTGCTTACCAAGCAGGCGCTCTACCAGGCTGAGCCACCGAGGCACTCCAAATAATTCTTAAATCATTAAACAACTATAAATAATTTTCGCCGAAAAGTTTATATATTAGAACCTTTGTATTAATGAGTGCTGTTGTTTGAAGCCCGGTGGTGTAGTGGCCAATCATCCGGGGCTTTGGACCCCGGGACCGCGGTTCGAATCCGCGCCGGGCTACCATTTTTTTATTTTGGACAGTTTAATCCATATATTTAAATTTATGGTGAAATAATGAAGATAGGCATTTTAAGTGAAGGAAAGTATGGAGAAAGGGTACATAAGGTTATAGGAAAAAAATTTAATTGTGATTTTATTAAAGTTAAATATTCTGGAGAATTTGACGACATAAAAATTGATAAAGATATTTTGGAAAAATTAGAGGATTATGATTTATTTATAACCTACACCACAAACCCAGATTTAACCTACGAACTCGTTAGGCAAATCAGGAAAATAAATAAAAATGCATTTGTTATTGTTGGTGCGTGGAAAGGAGGAGGGTTTAAAAAGCAGTTGGAGGGTTTTGGTAATGTGTTTTGTCCAAATTTGATGTGTGAGATTGATGAGAGTGTTTTAAAAAACTATTTGGATGAATTTCCACAATTAAATAAATTTTTAAGATATTTTGGAAGACCAAAGGTAAAAATCATACTTGAAAACAATAAAATAAAAGACATTGAAATTTTGAGGGAGGCACCGTGTGGCTCAACCTCTGAAACTTTAAAAGAATTTATTGGCAAGGAAATTAATGAAAAAACCTTAAAGAATATTGGTTTGAGAGTCCAGCATTTCTGCAGGGCATCCAAAATTAGATTATTTGTAGATAACGAATGCAAAAAAATCAAAGCAGGGGAAATTATTGTCCAATCTGTTAAAGAGGGATTGATTAAAGATTAGAAGGTATGCAAAAGGTATCTTTTAAATTTTTAGGTGATAAAATGAAAAGACTCATCTTTTTAATTCTATCGTTGTATTTACTCCATCTACTATTTGCAGAGGAAAATATATCTAATAATATCTCAATCGAAAGTATGGCTACAAATGGAGCGGATGTAATGATTAGTATATATGACAAAATCAACTCTAAGATGTATGAAATCCTATATGATGGAAGGGAGTTTAAGTTAATTCTAAGGTTTCCAATAAATAAATCTGAATTAAATAATTCAGAGATAAACTTTAAACCAAAGAACTGGAATTTTTATAGTTATTTTAAACATCCTGTTGTAGTTGGTAATTTTAAAGGAAAATGGATTTTTCACAGTCCAGAAATGCTAGGATTCTTTGATGGAAAGAATTTTACGACTACAATAAGTGGACTTTATTCTGGATGTTCAACTGCAAGAATATCAAAGTTCAAAAGTAGCGATGATATAGCCTTTATTATTTGGAGTGGTTCATCAGCATCATGCAATAGAAACTGGTTATGTTCTTACTATAACCTCCCAGGAAAAAATATCTTTCCATATAGTCAAGGATATTATGGTATAGGTTATAATTCAAAAAATGATTTTTGGTATATATATTTTAATAACTATGGAAATAATATCACAAATAACACCATATATATTTGGAAGAATGGAAATATAATAAAATCATTTAACCTATCTAATGATAAGATAGGAGCATTTTATTTGTATCATCTTAATTACCAACCAATGGAATGTGATAACAATGGAAATTTATTAATTCCATTAACTTCTCCTCCAAAATATTACACTAATGCAAAGATAAACTACACTGTTAATGGACTTTATTTATATAATGGAGAAAAACTAACAAAAATATCTAACATAACTCCATATATTATGTGTAAAGGAGATAAAGGAGTATTAATGGCTACAAATAATGGACTTTATATCTATAAGAATGAAACGGTAATAAACCTCTCTAATTTATTTAAAAGAGTTGATTATATCAGTTATGTTGATGAATATGAATATTGGTTAATATCTGGAATTGATAAGGATAATAATACAAAATTAGTTAAATTCGATGGAAACAACACTATGGAAGATTTAACTCAACAATTGATAGTGGATATAAATGAAAAAAATGAGATTTTAAATAATTACTTATATGAAATAATCCTGATAGTAGTTATAATTCTTGGATATATTTTATGGAAAAAGTCAAATTAATCTTTTATTTTTTGTTATTTAATATTTATATCTTTAATTCTTTCGATTTATAAAGTATCATAATAATTATGCTTAATGTTGTATCCCGAAATTATTTCGCCATAATTTTTCATACACTAATCACCTCCTTATCACACTCTACACCATAATAAACTTCATAAGGAGTTTTAAAATTAAGAGAACGATGTGGTTTTACTCGATTATACCAATCTACGAACTTTTCTAAACTATTGAACATATATAATCGATACTCCACTCCCTATTTATCCGTTCAACTTTTCCTATTGTTTGGGGATGTCTAACAGAGGTCCTTATATGCAAAATCCGATTTTCCAGTAGAAACTTCTGGAATTTAGATACCCCTCCTCTCGCAGGAACGAATTGAGTTCTATTATCGGTTAATATCTTCTCAGGTTTCCCATACTTTTTAAAACATTCCTTTAAAGTAGAAATTACAACGTCTGATGTCGCTTCTTCATACAACTTAATATGTAAAATATATCTACTATGGTCGATTTATAATTATCATGTGCGAAATAATTTCGGGATACCACAGGAGATTAAACTTACGTTATCCTTTCTAAAACAAACTTATGTTTTTGAAGATGGAAAGTTATATTTTTCAATTTGGGATTCTAATTTGAATGATTAAAATTTATTCAATTTTATAAGACAAGAGATTTTCTTTAATCTTATTTATTTTTTGCATTTTTTCATCAATATCCTTTTCATATTTACTTAATCTTTCTTCAAAACTCTTTACTGCCCTCTCAACTTCTTTTGGTGCAGGACCTCCTATAACATCCCTCATTTTGACATTTTCATAGGGATCTAATGCCTTCATTATTTTTTCTTCATCAACTTTTAGGTTATATTTTTCCAAAACTTCATAAATAACCTCAATCATATCCTTTTTTTCTTCTATACTCTTTCTAACAACTTCCCCAACAATGCCATGTGCGGTTCTAAATGGAATGTTGCATTCTTTCACAAGTGTATCAGCAAGTTCTGTTGCAGTTGAATAGTTGGCATTTGCTAATTCCTTCATTCTCTCAACATTTACTTTTAATGTTTTTAACATACCATGTATCATTTTTATTGTATCTATTGTTGTATAGACACTCTTCCACAAATGTGGGCTTATCTCTTGCAAATCTCTGTTGTAGGTGTTAGGCAATGCCTTCAAAATAGTTAAGACGCTAATCAAATTCCCATTTAAGGTTGAGAGTTTTGCCCTTGCAATCTCTGCAACATCTGGGTTCTTTTTTTGAGGCATTATTGAGGATGTTGATGTGTATTCATTTGCAATCTCAACCATTCTAAACTCATAAGTTGAAAATAAAATTAACTCCTCACAAATTTTTGATAAGTTAGTTCCTAATATTGATAAATTTGCCATCGTCTCAGCAATAAAATCCCTACTTGAAATCCCATCCATTGAGTTTTCAATAATTCCATCAAAGCCAAGAAGTTCCTTTGTTCTTTCTCTGTTTA
Coding sequences:
- a CDS encoding DUF166 domain-containing protein, with the translated sequence MKIGILSEGKYGERVHKVIGKKFNCDFIKVKYSGEFDDIKIDKDILEKLEDYDLFITYTTNPDLTYELVRQIRKINKNAFVIVGAWKGGGFKKQLEGFGNVFCPNLMCEIDESVLKNYLDEFPQLNKFLRYFGRPKVKIILENNKIKDIEILREAPCGSTSETLKEFIGKEINEKTLKNIGLRVQHFCRASKIRLFVDNECKKIKAGEIIVQSVKEGLIKD
- the argH gene encoding argininosuccinate lyase, coding for MNILRRGRLGNSIKEDVAKYTTSLDFDKEIFEVDILCDIAHVIMLYEQGIIKKDDVKKIIDGLKEIYKKGMENLNLDPSLDDIHMVIESELIKKLGEDVAGRMHTGRSRNDEVATDLRMSLREKVLLILKDLINLEKDLIEMAKEHKETLMIGYTHLQHAQPTTFAHHLLSYVSAIERDILRLLDTYKRINISPLGSGAMATTGFKINRERTKELLGFDGIIENSMDGISSRDFIAETMANLSILGTNLSKICEELILFSTYEFRMVEIANEYTSTSSIMPQKKNPDVAEIARAKLSTLNGNLISVLTILKALPNTYNRDLQEISPHLWKSVYTTIDTIKMIHGMLKTLKVNVERMKELANANYSTATELADTLVKECNIPFRTAHGIVGEVVRKSIEEKKDMIEVIYEVLEKYNLKVDEEKIMKALDPYENVKMRDVIGGPAPKEVERAVKSFEERLSKYEKDIDEKMQKINKIKENLLSYKIE